In the genome of Ignavibacteriales bacterium, one region contains:
- a CDS encoding dual specificity protein phosphatase family protein, with amino-acid sequence MSHLKIIISILLITFINPGFAQNEVPVPQKLEWEGFRNVIAQTGNLFISGQPDENAFRKLKDEGVTTIINLRTEQEMANRDYVPFDEKQLLDELGLKYVHIPLGGNDTPYNREALTKFTEEYEKADGKVLLHCTVAWRASHMWAAYLIEYKKYSPAKAIEYAKMINFGELPLEGLLGRKLILE; translated from the coding sequence ATGAGTCACCTAAAAATCATTATCAGCATACTCTTAATAACATTTATTAATCCTGGTTTTGCACAGAATGAAGTTCCTGTACCACAAAAACTTGAATGGGAAGGATTCCGGAACGTGATTGCACAAACAGGAAATCTATTTATCAGCGGTCAACCGGATGAAAACGCATTCCGAAAACTTAAGGATGAGGGAGTAACAACAATAATTAATCTGCGTACCGAACAGGAAATGGCTAACAGGGATTATGTTCCTTTTGATGAAAAACAATTGCTGGATGAGTTAGGATTAAAGTATGTACATATTCCTTTGGGCGGGAATGACACACCTTATAACCGCGAGGCACTAACAAAGTTCACAGAAGAATATGAAAAAGCAGATGGAAAAGTTTTATTGCATTGTACAGTCGCATGGAGAGCCAGTCATATGTGGGCTGCATACCTGATAGAGTATAAAAAATACTCACCGGCAAAAGCAATTGAGTATGCGAAGATGATCAACTTTGGTGAGTTACCGCTTGAAGGATTACTTGGCAGGAAATTAATTTTAGAATAA
- a CDS encoding DUF1330 domain-containing protein, whose protein sequence is MSAYMIVEVDVKDHVRYEDYKKLTPASLLAYGGKFIARGGNAELIEGNDKPKRIVILQFENSERAKAWWNSPEYADAKKLRHATAETRMILVEGV, encoded by the coding sequence ATGTCCGCATATATGATTGTTGAAGTTGATGTTAAAGATCATGTTCGTTACGAGGATTATAAAAAATTGACACCCGCATCGTTGTTAGCTTATGGAGGCAAATTTATCGCCAGGGGCGGTAATGCAGAATTGATTGAAGGGAATGATAAGCCAAAGAGAATCGTTATCCTTCAATTCGAAAATTCTGAAAGAGCTAAAGCATGGTGGAATTCGCCTGAGTATGCTGATGCAAAAAAACTTCGTCATGCTACTGCAGAAACAAGAATGATATTAGTTGAAGGTGTTTAA
- a CDS encoding response regulator, translating into MDKQDFYIALLKPVAIFCLAVILFTIKLSAQQQGLPVIKNYLPKDYKAHNQNWAIVKDNRGVMYFGNSVGVLEFDGQRWNLIKVPNGIVRSLAVTENGIVAAGSADDFGYLERKNNGSYQYKSLLKYSGQSDPIGHVWHTIYLDKDLYFITRTHLYKFKEFEKNIDKPVVEVIEGDYRFRSAFKYNGKIYLLDIKDGLLIYDGKQFQKIQGSEIFTNNTIYSMLPYDDSGNEIFIATKSGALFIYDGHSFKEFKTEVDGLLQTKNVYLPGAKLPDGNFVINTSQGGLVIIDRNGKLVSLIDMKTGIADDGVLSVLYSDNKLWLALQNGISVIDLPSPVSYFNQDIGLKGSVSDVKIFNNNVYAATTAGIYKFNLNAGGGEPDEFSRVSNLKQEGWAIITYKNNVMTAVTDGVFLDANGTVKKLNSKWTGCYYIYNSKIFPNRIYAGLESGLAVLEEMPDGNWIDRGKINGIETAIRYIIEDQSGNLWLGTPYNGVYKISELEKEFSPDPVIKHFIGGNIPPNEEIKIFPNKKGLLFTTKKEVLNFNNSTQQFEKEKDYGFNEHFGNIEILFILQDKDENFWISAVRNSSELLITKATLNKDGSYQWNDLSFLKSVIDFSNSNAVFSIFKDEDKGTVWFCGADGIVCFNSRFSNFISDDDKLFPPMIRRVTIDNDSLLFAGDDITRTQLGITELTELRYGYSSLRFEFSSMKYDDKLGAYQYMLEGFDADWSGWISETRKDYTNLPAGKYVFKVRSKDINNNISEASLFSFTVLAPWYLSWYAYVFYVFIIGIMIYSFVRIRLQYLTQRNIKLETIISDRTKQIQEQAEKLKELDEVKSRFFTNISHEFRTPLTLILGQIESSLKTLSDNKIINKLQMSFRNAKRLERLINQLLEISKLESGKNHLRAAKRDFVKFVHSTFFSFESYAEQKNISLRYSSGIDKLDMYFDLEKMEKVFNNLFNNAIKFTDEGGVIDLNILLSERTDSENQLLKISIKDTGLGIPKEKLLHIFDRFYQVEGITRSDAEGSGIGLTLSKELIELHSGTVSVSSEEGNGTEFIVHLPTGISHLNQNEIVEIKDEPDYEPETKINEEPVREKSDTEIDSIAGRKDIILIVEDNSDIRSYIKDHLEENYTIVEAENGKAGFETARKIIPDLIITDVIMPLMNGYELSSQLRNDALTYHIPIIILTAKAKQEEKIYGLETGVDDYLTKPFSSQELLVRVKNLIQIRKRLREKFSQSAYKITEIDPSKSLDHQFIEKVKSCILQNISDPEYSIERLAGDSAISVSQLNRKLNALIGQPAGQYMRNIRLEKAAVMLKNKEAAVKEIAYQVGFTEQSNFAKSFKKHFGYSPSDFINQ; encoded by the coding sequence TTGGATAAACAAGATTTTTATATTGCTTTACTAAAGCCGGTTGCAATATTCTGTTTAGCTGTAATACTTTTTACGATAAAATTATCTGCACAGCAGCAGGGATTGCCGGTAATTAAAAACTATCTCCCAAAAGATTATAAAGCCCATAATCAGAATTGGGCGATTGTAAAAGATAACAGGGGAGTAATGTACTTCGGCAATTCTGTCGGTGTTTTAGAATTTGATGGTCAGCGCTGGAATCTGATAAAGGTTCCGAACGGTATTGTAAGATCACTTGCGGTAACAGAAAATGGAATTGTTGCTGCGGGTTCAGCAGATGATTTTGGATATCTTGAAAGAAAAAATAACGGCAGTTATCAATACAAATCTTTACTCAAATATTCCGGGCAATCAGATCCAATTGGTCACGTATGGCATACAATTTATCTTGATAAGGATCTTTATTTCATAACAAGAACTCATCTCTATAAGTTTAAGGAATTTGAAAAGAACATTGACAAACCTGTGGTTGAAGTTATTGAAGGTGATTACAGGTTCCGTTCAGCATTCAAGTATAATGGAAAAATTTATCTCCTTGATATCAAAGACGGTTTATTGATTTATGACGGTAAACAGTTCCAGAAAATTCAAGGCAGCGAAATATTTACTAATAATACGATTTATTCAATGCTGCCTTATGATGATTCAGGCAATGAGATTTTTATAGCAACGAAAAGCGGCGCACTGTTTATTTATGATGGTCATAGTTTCAAAGAGTTTAAAACTGAAGTTGACGGACTTCTGCAGACAAAAAATGTTTATTTGCCGGGAGCTAAACTTCCGGATGGAAATTTTGTAATCAATACGTCGCAGGGCGGATTAGTTATCATAGACAGAAACGGCAAGCTGGTAAGCCTAATTGATATGAAAACAGGAATTGCGGATGACGGCGTTCTGAGTGTTCTCTATTCAGACAACAAGTTGTGGCTTGCATTACAGAATGGTATTTCGGTTATCGATTTGCCCTCACCGGTTAGTTACTTTAACCAGGATATTGGATTGAAAGGGTCGGTAAGTGATGTAAAGATTTTTAATAACAATGTTTATGCAGCAACAACAGCCGGCATTTATAAGTTTAATCTAAATGCAGGTGGCGGCGAACCCGATGAGTTCAGCAGAGTATCAAATTTAAAACAGGAAGGCTGGGCTATCATAACTTATAAAAATAATGTTATGACGGCAGTTACTGATGGAGTTTTCCTGGATGCAAATGGAACCGTGAAAAAGTTAAATAGCAAATGGACGGGATGTTATTATATCTATAATTCAAAAATATTTCCAAACAGAATTTACGCGGGACTTGAAAGCGGGTTAGCTGTTCTTGAAGAAATGCCTGATGGCAACTGGATTGACAGGGGAAAGATAAACGGTATTGAAACAGCAATCCGGTACATCATAGAAGATCAATCCGGGAACTTATGGCTTGGAACTCCTTATAATGGTGTTTATAAAATATCGGAACTTGAAAAAGAATTTTCACCTGACCCTGTTATCAAACATTTTATCGGCGGAAACATTCCGCCTAATGAAGAGATAAAAATATTTCCCAATAAAAAAGGATTACTCTTTACCACTAAAAAAGAGGTGCTGAACTTTAATAACTCCACTCAACAATTTGAGAAGGAAAAGGATTACGGGTTCAATGAACACTTCGGAAATATTGAAATACTTTTCATACTGCAGGATAAAGATGAAAACTTCTGGATATCTGCGGTTAGAAATTCATCTGAACTTTTGATAACAAAAGCGACATTAAACAAAGATGGCAGTTACCAATGGAATGATCTATCATTCCTTAAAAGTGTAATTGATTTTTCAAACAGCAATGCGGTGTTCAGTATTTTTAAAGATGAAGATAAAGGCACGGTATGGTTCTGCGGCGCAGATGGCATTGTTTGTTTCAACAGCCGCTTTAGTAATTTCATTTCTGACGATGATAAATTATTCCCGCCGATGATAAGAAGAGTTACAATTGATAATGATTCTCTTCTCTTTGCCGGTGATGATATTACAAGAACACAACTTGGAATTACAGAACTTACTGAATTACGTTACGGATACAGTTCACTAAGGTTTGAATTTTCATCAATGAAATATGATGACAAACTCGGTGCTTACCAGTACATGCTCGAAGGGTTTGATGCTGATTGGTCGGGTTGGATAAGTGAAACCAGAAAGGATTATACAAACCTGCCTGCAGGAAAATATGTTTTCAAAGTTCGTTCCAAGGATATTAATAACAACATAAGTGAAGCTTCTTTATTCAGCTTTACAGTACTAGCACCGTGGTATTTATCCTGGTACGCATATGTCTTTTATGTTTTTATTATCGGCATAATGATTTATTCCTTTGTTAGGATCAGACTTCAATATCTTACTCAAAGAAATATTAAACTGGAAACAATAATATCTGACAGGACGAAACAAATTCAGGAACAGGCAGAAAAACTTAAGGAACTTGATGAAGTTAAATCCAGGTTCTTTACAAATATTTCTCACGAGTTCAGAACGCCGCTCACATTAATATTAGGACAAATAGAAAGTTCTTTAAAAACATTAAGCGACAATAAGATCATCAACAAGCTTCAAATGAGTTTCAGAAATGCAAAACGTCTTGAAAGACTAATCAACCAGCTTCTTGAAATATCGAAGCTTGAATCCGGGAAGAACCATTTAAGAGCTGCAAAAAGAGATTTTGTGAAATTTGTCCACAGTACATTCTTTTCATTTGAATCCTATGCTGAACAAAAAAATATTTCACTTCGTTACTCGTCCGGTATTGATAAACTTGATATGTACTTCGATCTTGAAAAGATGGAAAAGGTATTCAACAATCTTTTTAATAATGCGATAAAATTCACTGATGAAGGCGGTGTAATTGATCTGAATATTTTATTAAGCGAAAGAACTGATTCAGAAAATCAGCTTTTGAAAATTTCAATCAAGGATACCGGGCTAGGGATTCCAAAAGAAAAACTACTGCACATATTTGACAGGTTTTACCAAGTTGAAGGTATAACAAGAAGTGATGCTGAAGGCAGCGGAATTGGATTAACCCTTAGCAAAGAATTAATTGAACTGCACTCCGGTACAGTTTCAGTTTCAAGTGAAGAAGGAAACGGAACTGAATTTATTGTGCATCTTCCAACAGGTATTTCACATCTCAACCAGAATGAAATTGTTGAGATTAAAGATGAACCTGATTATGAACCCGAAACAAAAATTAATGAAGAGCCGGTACGTGAAAAATCTGATACTGAAATCGATTCGATTGCCGGACGAAAGGATATTATCCTGATAGTCGAGGATAATTCAGATATTCGTTCATACATTAAAGATCATCTTGAAGAAAACTATACCATTGTTGAAGCAGAAAACGGAAAAGCAGGTTTTGAAACAGCAAGGAAAATTATTCCTGATCTCATCATCACCGATGTGATAATGCCTTTAATGAACGGTTATGAACTTTCATCCCAGCTAAGGAATGATGCATTGACTTATCACATACCAATAATTATTCTGACCGCAAAAGCAAAACAGGAAGAAAAAATTTATGGTCTAGAAACAGGTGTTGATGATTATTTAACAAAACCATTTAGCTCACAGGAATTGTTAGTGAGAGTTAAAAATCTGATTCAGATCCGGAAGAGATTGAGAGAAAAATTTTCACAATCTGCTTATAAGATAACTGAAATTGATCCTTCGAAATCACTTGATCACCAGTTCATTGAAAAAGTTAAATCCTGTATTCTTCAAAATATTTCTGATCCCGAATATTCGATTGAGAGATTAGCCGGGGATTCTGCTATCAGTGTTTCTCAGTTAAACAGAAAATTAAACGCGCTTATTGGTCAGCCAGCAGGGCAGTATATGAGAAACATCAGGCTTGAAAAAGCTGCCGTAATGTTAAAGAATAAAGAGGCGGCGGTTAAGGAAATAGCATATCAGGTTGGATTTACAGAACAGTCTAATTTTGCCAAAAGCTTCAAAAAACATTTCGGCTATTCGCCTTCCGATTTTATTAATCAATAA
- a CDS encoding T9SS type A sorting domain-containing protein, with protein MKLSLTILFAMIVSANLLFAQVPDPEYQWLHPKPIGTSMGVLKVWDQNNFYAFGSGGTFVKTTNGGQTFQLDPFAGAPNPSPYSTTNDIYGGHFVDMDNFYLCGVWGIRRTADGGQTFSDVGTGYFTSSTLRAVQFVDASNGFVVGTSSTKLAKTTDGGNTWTVDPLLPATTYYALHAFSTTNIVVGSNTSSSANIRVTTDGGTSWNAAAAGTSTIFSLAFLDNQIGFAGSSSGRGYKTTDGGLSWTQMTSMNAPTTSTFYDIFIKGTDVYFVEDDSLLFVTSDSGATFSTVRFLPLGKTNQIMRAGDYNGSTIAVVGDNGYSFISTDNGTTWNTQSEVTVSGFVQGLYSHPSGKIIGIGSSSPNQVVVSDNYGATWTPVALSVSAADLRSIKMFDVNNGYAVGSGGRIWKTTNGGYNWDLYATTTVQAFNDVDFYNQQYGMVAGNGGQCWKTTDGGTSWVSIGAFGTLGQQTIAMIDSVTAMIGGSTTINKTTDGGASWTPIVPGVPIGPLSRIRMMNATDGFLIGASGTSQTGYVFKTTDAGATWINKNFPFTGTMLYNIVFRSDSDYVVTGYSGGVFHTRNDGQSWTQLNIGLLNVVQSQVIGISLASQDTIIVGGAGASIVKIHLEPILPVELSSFTSTVSGNDVTLSWSTASELNNSGFEVERKQESSYSWESLGFIQGRGTTTEQSTYSFTDKNLASGIYNYRIKQIDYDGTVSYFSLSETIEIGMPAVFELAQNYPNPFNPSTFISYSIPVKSNVTLKIFDVLGNEIKTLVNESKDAGNYTINFNASDLSSGVYFYTINAANYTQTKKMTLIK; from the coding sequence ATGAAGTTAAGCTTAACGATTCTTTTTGCAATGATTGTGAGTGCTAATCTTCTTTTTGCACAGGTTCCCGATCCAGAATACCAATGGCTTCACCCAAAACCGATCGGCACATCTATGGGTGTATTAAAGGTATGGGATCAAAATAATTTTTATGCATTCGGATCCGGAGGTACTTTTGTAAAAACAACAAATGGCGGACAGACTTTTCAATTAGATCCATTTGCAGGAGCGCCAAATCCAAGTCCATACAGCACTACAAATGATATTTATGGCGGACATTTTGTAGATATGGATAATTTTTATCTTTGCGGTGTTTGGGGAATAAGAAGGACTGCTGATGGCGGACAAACATTCAGTGATGTCGGAACCGGATATTTTACATCTTCAACACTTCGTGCCGTACAATTTGTGGATGCGAGCAATGGTTTTGTAGTAGGAACTTCAAGCACTAAACTTGCTAAAACAACAGATGGCGGAAATACATGGACAGTTGACCCGCTTTTACCGGCTACAACATATTATGCTTTACATGCATTTAGCACAACCAATATTGTTGTCGGTAGTAATACGAGTTCCAGTGCTAACATCAGAGTGACAACAGATGGCGGTACTTCCTGGAACGCAGCTGCAGCAGGTACTTCAACAATTTTTTCATTAGCATTTTTGGACAATCAGATTGGATTTGCAGGAAGCTCATCAGGTCGTGGTTACAAAACAACAGATGGCGGGCTTAGCTGGACACAAATGACTTCGATGAATGCACCGACGACTTCAACTTTCTATGATATTTTTATAAAAGGAACTGATGTTTACTTTGTTGAAGATGACTCACTTTTATTTGTAACATCTGATAGCGGTGCTACGTTTAGTACAGTTCGTTTCCTTCCATTAGGTAAGACAAATCAAATAATGAGAGCAGGTGATTATAACGGTTCAACAATCGCAGTTGTTGGAGATAACGGCTATTCATTTATTTCAACAGACAATGGTACTACCTGGAATACACAAAGTGAAGTTACTGTAAGTGGATTTGTTCAGGGACTGTATTCTCATCCATCAGGAAAAATTATTGGTATCGGTTCAAGCAGTCCTAATCAGGTTGTTGTCTCTGATAATTATGGTGCAACCTGGACTCCTGTAGCACTTTCAGTTTCTGCAGCAGATTTACGATCAATAAAGATGTTTGACGTAAACAATGGATATGCTGTCGGAAGCGGCGGAAGAATATGGAAGACCACTAACGGCGGATATAATTGGGATCTTTACGCAACAACAACTGTTCAGGCATTCAATGATGTCGATTTTTATAATCAGCAATATGGAATGGTAGCTGGTAATGGCGGTCAATGCTGGAAGACAACCGATGGAGGTACATCGTGGGTAAGTATCGGCGCTTTCGGTACATTAGGTCAGCAAACCATAGCAATGATTGATAGTGTAACTGCAATGATAGGCGGTAGTACAACAATTAATAAAACAACCGATGGTGGTGCATCATGGACACCAATTGTACCAGGAGTACCGATTGGCCCTCTATCAAGGATCAGAATGATGAATGCAACAGACGGATTTTTAATTGGAGCATCAGGCACAAGCCAAACCGGTTACGTTTTTAAAACAACTGATGCAGGCGCTACCTGGATTAATAAAAACTTTCCGTTTACAGGCACCATGCTCTACAATATAGTTTTCAGAAGTGATTCAGATTACGTCGTTACAGGATATTCAGGCGGGGTTTTTCATACAAGGAATGACGGACAAAGCTGGACTCAATTAAATATAGGTCTTTTGAATGTTGTACAAAGTCAGGTGATTGGAATATCACTTGCAAGTCAGGATACAATAATCGTTGGCGGAGCCGGTGCATCGATTGTAAAAATTCACCTTGAACCAATATTACCCGTTGAACTTTCATCATTCACTTCAACAGTTTCAGGTAATGATGTTACGTTGAGCTGGTCAACAGCAAGTGAATTAAACAACAGCGGATTTGAAGTTGAAAGAAAACAGGAATCATCTTATAGCTGGGAATCATTAGGATTTATACAGGGAAGAGGAACAACTACTGAACAATCCACATATAGTTTCACTGATAAGAATCTTGCAAGTGGTATTTATAACTACAGGATAAAGCAGATAGACTATGATGGAACTGTAAGTTACTTTTCATTAAGTGAAACTATTGAAATAGGAATGCCAGCGGTATTTGAACTTGCTCAGAATTATCCCAACCCGTTTAATCCAAGTACATTCATCTCTTATTCTATTCCTGTTAAATCAAATGTAACCTTAAAAATATTTGATGTTCTTGGAAATGAAATCAAGACGCTGGTTAATGAATCCAAAGATGCCGGAAACTATACAATTAATTTTAATGCATCTGATTTATCAAGCGGAGTTTATTTCTATACTATCAATGCAGCGAACTATACTCAAACAAAAAAGATGACATTGATTAAATAA